One genomic region from Prochlorococcus marinus CUG1433 encodes:
- a CDS encoding aspartate-semialdehyde dehydrogenase: MRQSPFLPNRPLKVAVLGSSGAVGSELLKILEQRDFPISELVLLSSERSEGKKIIWKDEELVTKKTTKEAFLNLDLVLASAGGSISKKWLSTIMEQNALLIDNSSAFRLDKNVPLVVPEVNASEVLNHNGVIANPNCTTILLTLVLAPLNKISTIQRVVVSTYQSVSGAGQLAMEELKLLTEKYLQGNAQKSEVLPYSLAFNLFLHNSPMLANNYCEEEMKMVNETRKILNIVDLKISATCVRVPVLRAHSESINIEFAGVVEPKDALKELKKSPGIEIIEDYKNNRFPMPNDVMGRDNVAVGRLRTDISQPNGLELWLCGDQIRKGAALNAVQIAELLIPKK; encoded by the coding sequence GTGAGACAATCTCCGTTTTTGCCTAATAGGCCATTAAAAGTTGCTGTTTTAGGATCTTCAGGTGCTGTTGGATCTGAATTACTCAAAATTCTAGAGCAACGTGATTTCCCAATATCAGAATTGGTCTTGCTTTCATCAGAGCGTTCAGAAGGAAAAAAAATTATTTGGAAAGATGAAGAATTAGTTACAAAAAAAACAACTAAGGAAGCATTTCTGAATCTTGATTTAGTTTTAGCTTCAGCTGGTGGAAGTATTTCAAAAAAATGGTTGTCTACCATTATGGAACAGAATGCTTTATTGATAGATAATTCAAGTGCTTTCAGATTAGATAAGAATGTACCTCTTGTAGTTCCTGAAGTTAATGCTAGTGAAGTACTAAATCATAATGGGGTAATAGCTAATCCAAACTGCACTACAATTTTGTTGACATTAGTTTTAGCTCCATTAAATAAAATTTCGACTATTCAAAGAGTTGTTGTCTCAACATATCAATCTGTAAGTGGTGCAGGTCAATTAGCGATGGAGGAACTAAAACTTTTAACTGAAAAATATCTTCAGGGTAATGCTCAAAAAAGTGAAGTTTTGCCATATTCACTGGCTTTTAATTTGTTTTTACATAATTCACCCATGCTCGCAAATAATTACTGCGAAGAAGAGATGAAAATGGTTAATGAGACCAGGAAAATATTAAATATTGTTGATTTAAAGATTTCTGCTACATGTGTTCGAGTTCCAGTACTTAGAGCACATTCTGAATCGATCAATATTGAATTTGCTGGAGTAGTTGAGCCTAAAGATGCTCTTAAAGAATTAAAAAAATCTCCTGGAATTGAAATTATTGAGGATTACAAAAATAATAGATTTCCTATGCCAAATGACGTTATGGGAAGGGATAATGTTGCTGTTGGCAGGCTAAGAACTGATATAAGTCAGCCTAATGGATTAGAATTATGGTTATGTGGAGATCAAATAAGAAAAGGCGCAGCTCTTAATGCTGTTCAAATAGCTGAGTTATTAATTCCAAAAAAATGA